tttCTTATGGATTGATAGTGTTGGAAACTTAGTATCAAGGTCAAGAGTCCCATCTTGTATTAAACTCCAGCTACAACCCAGCCACTGTAAATAACAGGGTGGGGTATTGAGTACAACGCACAGTTATTATTCATAAATTTCTACATATGATATGCGTATGCAAGAGGCACATTCGGAAATTAACTATTAACTCAAATGGATATTTTCCTGACTGTAGGGTACGGTTTCACTATGGCCATCCAGATATTTTTGACCGGATATTTCATTTAACAAGAGGTGGTATAAGTAAAGCATCTAAAACTATAAACTTAAGTGAGGATGTATTTGCTGGTAAGTTTAAGATTTCCTTCTGTTGAACTGAAATCATCATACCATTTTCTAAAACAATTGCTGCTTTGAAATTATTTTTACAGGGTATAATTCCATATTGCGTCGTGGAAATATAACTTACAACGAGTACATTCAAGTTGGCAAAGGGCGTGATGTTGGTCTAAATCAGATATCAAAATTTGAAGCTAAAGTGGCAAATGGCAACAGTGAACAAACAATAAGTCGTGATATTCACCGGCTCGGTCGGCGATTTGATTTCTTCAGGATGCTTTCATGCTATTTTACGACAGTGGGATTTTACTTCAACAGCCTAGTATGCTCTCTcactcctccctctcttccccctttctctctctctctctctctctctctctctctctctctaaagtAAAAAAATAATCATCAATGATGTGAAAATGTTAATAAGGTTAATTTTTTAAGTTTAAGGCTTATTTTAAACGTTTACTTCAACAGCCTAGTATACTCTCTCactccccttcctctctctctaaAGTAAAAAAACAACAATAATGTGGAAAATGCTAATATTATCTTATTTGTCAAAATCTAAAATATTGTCTGGTAGATACCAAACTTATTTTATGTTTGTGATTTATTATTACTCAGTATTAATTTTCTTAAACCTTTTGgattcatagagtagtttctatgTTTGGGCAAAGTTCCTGTTATAATAGCAATAGACCTTACCATTACCTAGCAGTCTAATTTTTTCAGTTGATCCATATGTTGGCGCAGATATCAGTTGTTGGGGTTTATGTTTTCCTCTATGGGCAGCTATACTTGGTTCTCAGTGGCCTGCAGAGGGCTCTTTTACATGATGCTCAGACTCAGAATATAAAATCCTTGGAAACAGCCCTTGCATCTCAGTCTTTTCTCCAGCTGGGACTTCTTACAGGATTGCCTATGGTGATGGAACTAGGTTTGGAAAAGGGCTTCCGTGCATCTCTGAGTGATTTTATCCTCATGCAATTGCAGTTGGCTTCAGTTTTCTTCACGTTCTCTCTTGGAACAAAAGCACACTATTATGGCCGTACTATTCTCCATGGTGGTGCTAAATACCGGCCCACAGGGCGTAAATTTGTAGTTTTCCATGCAAGCTTTACAGAAAACTATCAGTTGTATTCCAGGAGTCACTTTGTCAAAGGATTTGAGCTGGTCTTCCTTTTGATAGTCTACCACATCTTTAGGAGATCTTATGTGAGCAGTGTATTGCACGTGATGATCACATACTCAACGTGGTTTATGGCAGTGACTTGGCTGTTtactccttttctttttaaccCAGCTGGTTTTGCTTGGCAAAAAATTGTCGAGGACTGGGCTGACTGGAACAGGTGGATGAGGAATCAAGGGGGCATAGGAGTGCAACCAGAAAAGAGCTGGGAGTCATGGTGGAACGCTGAGAATGCACATCTACGACACTCGGTGTTGAGTTCTAGAATTCTTGAAGTGCTGCTCTCGCTACGCTTCTTTATATATCAGTACGGACTTGTCTATCACCTGAATATATCTCAAGACAACAAGAATTTCCTTGTCTATTTGCTTTCGTGGGTTGTAATAATTGCCATTATTGGTTTGGTTAAGGTACCAGCTTCATCTCCAAAAACAATTCTCTCTCGTTTCATGCTACTGAGATTCATTATTCTTATGATGATTTCATTTTCCAACTATAATATTCTCATGTTTATTTGAATCTGCTGCAGCTTGTAAATTGTGCTAGCCGTCGGCTGAGCACGAAGCACCAACTCATCTTCAGGGTCATAAAACTTTTGATATTCCTGATGGTGGTTACTTCCTTAATTCTTCTCTATTGTCTCTGCCAATTATCCATCATGGATTTGATCATCTGTTGTCTCGCATTCATACCAACTGGTTGGGGTCTTCTCCTTGTAAGTATCAAGTGGCAGCTCACAGTTGATGTTAAGATAATTTCCTTTTTGCTGGAGCCCACCCTAACTCCCACTTGTCTTGCAGATTGTTCAAGTTCTGAGACCAAAAATAGAGTACTATGCGATATGGGAGCCTATTCAGGTCATAGCTCACGCTTACGACTATGGAATGGGATCTCTGCTCTTCTCCCCAATCGCTGTGCTCGCATGGATGCCTGTTATCTCTGCCATCCAAACTCGGGTTCTTTTCAACAGAGCATTTTCCCGGCAACTACAGATCCAACCTTTTATTGTAGGCAAAACTAAAAGGAGATAGCGTACTGATAGCTTCATACGGATGCACAATGGGGGTGTCAATATGGTCGATTGGTTGGTGCTCAGGGCAATAAGTTTGTTGTAATATGGTAGTGTAAATATTATGCGGTGTGATCCATCATTCTTTGGTCCACACCTTTGACGGATCTAACGTAGTAACAGCTTGGTTTCGGTTTCTGTTATTCTGTAACTTCTCATACCATTTCTGTAACAAGAAACAGCTGCACCATTGCTCTTAGACGGGTCATGCATAATACAGTTACAAAGATACCACTCACCCTGTTTTCTTTTATAAATATACGATGTTTGGGACAAGTAAATTAGTTGATTTTGAGGTAATTAGTTTATCCTTAATATCATTATTAGAACAGAGGTAGTATCCATGTAAAATAATGCGACTCATCCTACTTGTCCTTAATGTGTGGTGGTGTGGCCAGTACCAATCATACCATTCATACGCCACCTTGTTACCTATGAATAAGGTTCTTGgagataaaaaaaaagtttgttccGTCCTGGAATCTATCAGCTAGTCATTCTCattgttttccttttcctttttcgtGCATGTTCTCCTGTGCTGAGGCAGTGTGGCCTGTGAGCAAGTTTGTTCCAGACCAGATGGACATATCACCTCAAGAGCAGCATTGGACTCTTGGCACATGATGGATGATCTTATATTCTTATTTGCTGTTATCTTTTTTATGATAAAAACTTTAGGGTTTTTCTCCAGTCTTGTACAACAATATATTGCCCATAGTCGCACATCGAAATTACAGAATTGCTGGATCGGAGTTGGCCCCAGTCGGATTCAGATTCAGGGGCACGATAGCTGAGTCGCTAGCCGAGCGATCTGCTGTGTCGATAATCCCCCAGTGATGATGGACCCTAGTAGTGTTGTGACAATATGGTATCACTTTGTCCATCTCCTAATGTACCCCAGCAGCACTAACCAACCACATTATTACAAAATACCTTACAATTTCTTTATATCATATCAAGGACGGAACACAGCACCACCGGCCAggatggaaaaaaaaaacctgtTGTCCTCAAATAAAATAAACGCCACCAGTAGATAAAAGAAAGGAACTGGTCCATGCCATGCTCGCACTCTAACCCTCAAGCATAATCCGCGAGGCGACGGGCGATTTAGCTGCACGAGAGAGGAGGAGAACCAAAGCTGGGGGCCGCGCCGTGCATGTGCCGCcggttggctggctggctgctggCACAAAGAGAGAAGCTCACGGGTGGTACTCTcttgcattgaaaaagaaagCCCTGCAGGGACAGCCGTAGGACAGCGTCAGGCAGGGAGATCGACGCGCATTGGCCGGCGAACACGGCAGTGGCGAGCACAAGCTAAGGATGGACGACAGGAAATGGTAGAAGGATTTCTATATATGATTTCTTTATATGCTGGTTACAtaggagtgtgtgtgtgtgtgtgtgtgtgtgtgtgtgtgtgtgtgtgtgtgtgtgtgtgtgtgtgtgtgtgtgtgtgtgtgtgtgtgtgtgtgtgtgtgtgtgtgtgtgtgtgtgtgtgtgtgtgtgcagtgCAAGGAAGGCACCGTGTGCGATATATGCGAAGAGCACAAAGGGAGAGGGCAGCAGGGATGCGCTGCGAGTGGATAGAGAGAGAGCACAGCACACGTTGGCAGGAAGCAAAGCGAAGCGGAGGCCGGTGCATGTGAGGCGCATGTGGAGGGATCGGGCCCTGTTCGTGGGAATGTCCTACGGCCAGCGGGCACATGCCCATGGGAGGGCACCGGCACCGCATTATTTGagccctgctggctgctgctttgAGCCCGCGCGCGCAACTTGCTCCAGACGCCTTATTGCCAATCCTCGATCTCCCACTCTAACCACCGCCCGTAACATCTTTTAAATTTTCTATAAGGACCACCGCCGGTAAcatctttttttctaaaaaaaattatgaacaggcaacatttttatttttttttgcgtaGGGAAACATTTTTAAAGAAATGGTTCAATAAATAGGAGCCGATAGATTTCCCGGGTTCCAAACAGACCCTGAACGGCGGAATTTGATGAGGGCGGCTGACTTTGATGGGGGTCAGGATAACATATTTTTCTCATGATAACTAACAACAACTCCACAAGCAGGCAACTAAGCAAGCTACACGGCGCCCTTTCGGCCACGTTGGGCAATGCTCTCATGTGCCGCCCCCCGGCTTACACATGCTTCGTGCATGTGTAACAGACAGAGCATGACCAAGAGAAGAACGTAAAGCATCCGCCGATCATCACGCCGAGCTGCTGCTCCATGGCAGATAGACATAACATATATCTAAATGTATAGtaaaaattatgcatctagaaaaCAAAAACGAATgctaatttggaacggagggaataCTGTATAtatactaatatatatatactagttAGTATCAAACGATGTACTCCATGTAACTGTTAAGCATAACCACGCCATCTAGGGTCGTTTGGCGTTGTCCTTGGCCCCGACAGCGACGCTCCATCATTTCCATCCTTATCTCCGGCGCTAGAATCTCTGGATCTGGGATGAAAATCCATGCCGAATTTGAACTGCTCGCTTGGCAGGTGAGCAGGGGAGATGagccagcaccagcagcagcagcaactagCAAGTGACCACCACAGCTCTGGTCCAGCACGTGGTCGAGCAGCTCGGGCGGCAGGCAGCTGCCACTGCCCAGCCAGCTGACGGGCTCTCAAGTCTGAAACCCGGAACCAGAGAAGCCAGCCCCTGCAGCTCTGTGCATGATTAATAAACTCCTTGGAAAAAAATATTAgcttttgaaaataaaaatattagaAAGTAGAACTCCACTGCTGCTAACAGTCTACCTATATCAATCTATATTCTACCCATGTATGCATGCCATTGCCATTGCCATGCATCTTCCTTCCTCCAGAGTCCAGAGTCTCTCACTTAGCTGTTGCTAGCTGTCTCCTCCCCCCCATCATGTGACCTCCCTCCATCCTTGCTCCTCCTGCTACTTGCATTGCCACCCTTTTTCCTTCTTCCTGTCAAAGAGGCAAATAGATCCCAACTACCTTTGCCCTACCTAGACAATTACTGTACCTCTGGATAGCTAACCACAGGCTAGCAGCTAGACCAGCTCAACCATAACACAAGCCCTGATAAATCTCAACCTCTCTGTACAAAACGTCAAACACACCAACAGTTCACTACCATAGTACCAACAACATTAATCAATACATTACATCTTGCTTAAGCATGTACTGTAAATCAAAACAATGCTATAAGGTTAGCTaggaatttttctttttttttttgcattgacAAAGAAGATGAAATTATTGCCATGGTAGTAGACTACCCCTACCCCTAACCACCTAACCTACCATATCTCTTGGATCTTGATATGCATAGCCCCCCTAAACACATGCATGATGCTGCAAGAGACGCCCCTAAAGGCTACCGGTTTGTAGCATGCACACACTAATGCAACTGCAAATGCAGTGTGATCTGTGATGTGCCCCCACCATCACCCATGCATGTGCTCTCACACGCCACAATATATACACTGCATATATGCCTCCACCTACACTTGCAAGTTGTTGCTACCAGTAACCATATACATACACACTATACGCTGTCTCAGCACACAGCTAGCATTAGCAACCCAGCAGTCTAGGCGGCCTCTCTAGCTCTAGCTAACCAAGGGGGTGCCAGTGCCAGGAAGAAGAGCTCGGCGGGGAAAATGGCGCAGCTGCCGCCGAGggcgccgagcgccgcggcgCAGGACCCCTGGTCGGCGGCGGGCGAGTTCCTCGGGTTCGCCGCGGCCAGGCGCGGCGCGCACCGCCGCTCCGCCAGCGACTCGGCCGCGTTCCTCGAGGCCGTGCCCATGGACGAcgtcatcggcggcggcggcggcggcggcggcggcggcgacgacttcGACCGCCTCGACGACGAGCAGCTCATGTCCATGTTCTCCGACGTAGACGCGCCGGCCGTctccgacggcgccggcggggagagGGCCGGGGACGCGCAGCTGATGGACATGGGGGACGCGGAGGACGGAATGGcggcctcgtcgccggccggcgcgcgcgcggccgcggacgGCGTCGCGGACCCCAAGAGGGTCAAGAGGTTAGTTGCAACTTGCATATAGTCTGGTAAATAGTGTTCCTTTCACCTACCAAATCTACCTTGTGGTAAAACAGTAGTTTCTTTATTCCAAGATTAGACAGTTAGACTAACATTTCGAATTACAAAATTACCAACGCATAGAGCAGTAATAACTCAGTCAGCCTTGACGCTCtacagaaaagagagaaaaaaaatcaaaattctgGCACTTAAAAATCATCCCACGAAAATATGCATTTTAATTTTCTTAAGAAAATTCTACCACTCTTTCAAGTTCCAAGAAGGAACAAACACATTTGTTTGCTTCGTTGTCAATCTTTGTTTACTGAAATATGTTTTCTATTTGTTCCTTGGGTGATTATTTTGTTTCAGGATATTGGCAAACAGACAGTCAGCTCAGAGGTCACGAGTTAGGAAGCTGCAGTACATCTCCGAGCTTGAACGCAGTGTAACCAGTCTCCAGGTGACAACTTTAAACACTACATCTGACGTTTAGTTATAGATATTGCAAAATTCAGCGGTTATCTGTTTGCTAATTCAACTCTACCATGAGTTACTACTATTCAGCTCATGTAGTATTCACTAATCATCATTACTTTATTTACTTGAGCCATTTTGAGATCCATTTGTTTGATCGATTCATCATTGCTGCAGATGGAGGTGTCAGCACTGTCCCCACGCGTGGCCTTCCTCGATCACCAGCGCTCGCTTCTCACCGTCGGCAACAGCCATCTCAAGCAAAGAATTGCGGCGCTCGCCCAAGACAAGATCTTCAAAGATGGTATCAGATCCTTCTGTTCAGTTTAGTTAAAATTTATTTGGTTTTGAACATGCTAGTTCGACTATATTTGAACTGATATCAAATATGCAATGTAATGCAGCTCATCAAGAGGCGCTG
This window of the Panicum virgatum strain AP13 chromosome 1K, P.virgatum_v5, whole genome shotgun sequence genome carries:
- the LOC120696018 gene encoding basic leucine zipper 19-like, with translation MAQLPPRAPSAAAQDPWSAAGEFLGFAAARRGAHRRSASDSAAFLEAVPMDDVIGGGGGGGGGGDDFDRLDDEQLMSMFSDVDAPAVSDGAGGERAGDAQLMDMGDAEDGMAASSPAGARAAADGVADPKRVKRILANRQSAQRSRVRKLQYISELERSVTSLQMEVSALSPRVAFLDHQRSLLTVGNSHLKQRIAALAQDKIFKDAHQEALKKEIERLRQLFHQQQIKATTRGADIATAASMQTRQELLACEGAAIR